The Primulina tabacum isolate GXHZ01 chromosome 7, ASM2559414v2, whole genome shotgun sequence genome includes a window with the following:
- the LOC142551999 gene encoding pentatricopeptide repeat-containing protein At5g66520-like, with amino-acid sequence MIAANWITNTSLLVEKCRTLSQIKQIHANLLKFNLSQIPAAIAPLVSFTVASCNPVFFSHARAVFQNLRHRSTFLYNTMIRGYVQSNLPIFAILCYKDMLRDGLIKNNYTFTPLMKACSMILGDVRCMGLLTHAHVLKLGFCCDLFVVSALIEFYALKHDMGRAHMLFDEMPVKDVVLWTAMIDGYGKMGNVEKAREYFDEMPERNVVSWSALMAAYSRVSDFKEVISLYRNMEDIGLKPNQSIIVSALTACAHLGALAQGLWIHSYAKRRKYSLNPIIATALVDMYSKCGALELAFTVFNDIRNKDSGVWNAIISCAAMNGDGMKSLELFDSMITYGAQPTEATFVVVLTACSHAKLVKKGLSLFKKMDSVYEIKPRIEHYACMVDLLARSGKLEEAEIYVDEIMCGIGERDANIWGALLGACRNYGNIEIGDRVWKKIADGGEIDYGICVLAYNMYKEAGWETEAKSIRKLIDERPANKKSGCSLIEVNGMVEEFHAGDLSHPQAEEICGLISLLKTQKNIS; translated from the exons ATGATCGCAGCAAACTGGATTACAAACACCTCACTCCTCGTTGAGAAATGCAGAACTCTAAGCCAAATCAAACAAATTCATGCCAACCTCCTCAAGTTCAACCTCTCCCAAATCCCGGCTGCCATTGCACCGCTTGTCTCATTCACCGTCGCCTCCTGCAACCCTGTTTTCTTTTCTCATGCACGTGCGGTGTTTCAAAATCTCCGCCACCGTTCCACTTTCTTGTACAACACGATGATTAGAGGATATGTTCAATCTAATTTGCCCATATTCGCTATTTTATGTTATAAGGACATGCTAAGGGATGGGCTTATAAAAAACAACTACACTTTCACGCCTTTGATGAAGGCATGTTCTATGATTTTAGGTGACGTTAGATGCATGGGACTTTTGACGCATGCCCATGTCCTCAAGTTAGGATTTTGCTGTGACTTGTTTGTTGTTAGCGCATTGATCGAATTCTATGCGCTAAAACACGATATGGGAAGAGCACATATGTTGTTTGATGAAATGCCTGTAAAAGATGTGGTATTGTGGACTGCAATGATTGATGGATATGGGAAAATGGGGAACGTGGAAAAAGCAAGAGAGTATTTCGATGAAATGCCGGAAAGGAATGTGGTCTCCTGGAGTGCGTTAATGGCAGCATATTCGAGGGTTAGTGATTTTAAGGAAGTGATTTCTTTGTATAGAAACATGGAAGACATAGGTTTGAAGCCCAATCAGTCGATTATTGTGAGTGCTCTCACTGCTTGTGCTCATCTTGGTGCATTGGCACAAGGCTTATGGATACACTCTTATGCTAAACGCCGCAAATACTCTTTGAATCCAATCATAGCCACAGCGCTGGTTGACATGTACTCAAAATGTGGTGCTTTGGAGTTGGCTTTCACGGTTTTTAATGATATTCGTAACAAGGATAGTGGAGTTTGGAATGCTATCATATCATGTGCGGCAATGAATGGAGATGGAATGAAATCTCTTGAATTGTTTGATAGCATGATCACATATGGGGCTCAGCCAACTGAGGCCACTTTTGTTGTTGTTCTTACAGCTTGTAGTCACGCAAAATTGGTCAAAAAAGGGTTGTCTTTGTTCAAAAAGATGGACAGCGTCTATGAAATTAAGCCCAGAATCGAGCATTATGCTTGTATGGTCGATCTTTTGGCGAGGTCTGGTAAGTTAGAGGAAGCCGAGATATATGTTGATGAGATAATGTGTGGTATCGGTGAAAGGGATGCTAATATATGGGGAGCTCTGCTAGGGGCGTGTCGGAATTATGGGAACATTGAAATTGGTGATAGAGTATGGAAAAAGATAGCTGATGGAGGAGAGATTGACTATGGGATTTGTGTTCTTGCCTATAATATGTACAAGGAAGCTGGTTGGGAGACCGAAGCAAAGAGCATTAGGAAGTTGATCGATGAGAGACCAGCAAATAAAAAATCTGGCTGCAGTTTGATTGAAGTTAATGGAATGGTCGAAGAGTTCCATGCGGGTGATCTATCACATCCACAGGCCGAAGAGATAT GTGGATTAATTTCCTTGCTCAAAACCCAAAAAAACATCTCCTAA
- the LOC142552000 gene encoding protein LATERAL BRANCHING OXIDOREDUCTASE 1: MAEAGAKTVQELVQSGGDNNEEVPHKYIWRDAEYGPINLTATLSGEIPVIDLSRLIPSAAAAMDAELNKLQSALMTWGCFQAINHGFENSFLDELRRVSRKFFHLPIIEKQKYVRPVDGIEGYGSDMVLFENQSLDWNDRLYLLLSPKDQQKLEYWPENPDTFRKMLDEYTGSLRQIQELILKAIARSLSLPEKCFLDQFGERPTMYGRFNYYPPCSRPDIVLGLKPHADGTGITILLQDEEVEGLQMLKDDRWYRVPIMPHALLVNVGDQLEIMSNGIIKSPMHRAVTNTVRERNTLAMFFAPDPELEIGPVNELVDGTRPRLYKKVRNYPKTYFQHYQQGKRPIEAVRI; encoded by the exons ATGGCTGAAGCCGGCGCGAAGACAGTTCAGGAACTGGTTCAAAGTGGAGGTGACAATAACGAGGAGGTGCCACATAAATATATTTGGAGAGATGCTGAATATGGCCCCATTAATCTCACTGCTACTTTGAGTGGTGAAATCCCAGTTATTGATTTGAGCCGTTTGATTCCATCAGCAGCCGCCGCCATGGATGCAGAACTTAACAAGCTTCAGTCTGCTCTTATGACATGGGGCTGCTTTCAG GCCATAAACCATGGCTTTGAAAATTCCTTCCTGGATGAACTGCGAAGagtttcaagaaaatttttccaTCTGCCCATAATAGAGAAACAAAAATATGTCAGACCAGTGGATGGCATTGAAGGCTACGGCAGTGATATGGTTCTTTTCGAGAATCAATCCCTTGATTGGAACGATAGGTTGTATCTTTTACTTAGTCCGAAAGATCAGCAAAAGCTCGAATATTGGCCTGAAAATCCAGATACTTTCAG GAAGATGTTAGATGAGTATACTGGTAGTTTAAGACAAATCCAAGAACTGATACTAAAGGCTATAGCAAGATCATTAAGCTTACCAGAGAAATGCTTTTTGGACCAATTCGGGGAGAGGCCTACAATGTATggaaggttcaactactatccTCCATGTTCGAGGCCAGACATTGTTCTTGGGCTCAAACCACATGCAGATGGCACGGGGATAACTATTCTACTGCAAGATGAAGAAGTTGAGGGCCTTCAAATGCTGAAAGATGATCGGTGGTATCGAGTTCCCATTATGCCTCATGCACTTCTTGTCAACGTTGGGGATCAACTTGAG ATAATGAGCAATGGCATCATCAAGAGCCCGATGCATCGAGCAGTTACGAACACAGTCAGGGAGAGAAATACTCTAGCTATGTTCTTTGCTCCAGATCCTGAACTAGAGATTGGACCGGTGAATGAACTAGTTGATGGTACGAGGCCGAGATTATACAAGAAAGTAAGAAACTACCCGAAGACCTATTTTCAACACTACCAGCAGGGGAAAAGGCCAATTGAAGCTGTTAGAATCTAG
- the LOC142552002 gene encoding uncharacterized protein LOC142552002 yields the protein MMGRRKRGDDINTTPPPSDLVQHHEERQLKQKSSDRPETSATQHAPSIMDVTGSSLTRPQGHQSPPNQNHGASHGILLRHSRHYLDHNYSRRGSINHTSASPSNWKGTSVYDTANLSFKLAKCRELMFHKLKRIRARSSTSNAESAYTRKMECGICQKRLKKKSFKFDNSNSSSEPSVVGVLVCGHVYHADCLELKTIPEDMQDPPCPICKHQL from the exons ATGATGGGAAGAAGGAAGAGAGGGGATGATATTAACACAACGCCGCCGCCGTCAG ATTTAGTGCAACATCACGAAGAACGTCAGTTGAAACAG AAATCTTCCGACCGGCCAGAAACCAGTGCTACTCAGCATGCACCATCCATCATGGATGTTACGGGAAGTTCTCTTACAAGACCACAAGGCCACCAATCACCTCCAAATCAAAATCATGGTGCTAGCCATGGAATATTATTGAGACATTCTCGTCATTACTTGGATCACAATTATTCTAGGCGAGGCTCGATTAACCACACCAGTGCATCTCCGTCTAATTGGAAGGGTACTTCCGTATATGATACGGCGAACTTATCCTTTAAACTGGCTA AATGTAGGGAATTGATGTTCCATAAACTCAAAAGAATTCGGGCAAGATCGTCTACATCAAATGCAGAATCTGCCTATACGAGAAAAATGGAATGCGGGATATGCCAGAAGCGTTTGAAGAAGAAGTCCTTCAAATTTGACAACTCTAACTCTTCCAGTGAGCCCTCAGTTGTTGGTGTTTTAGTTTGTGGCCATGTCTATCATGCAGACTGCCTGGAACTGAAAACGATCCCCGAAGACATGCAGGATCCACCATGTCCAATATGCAAACACCAGTTATAA